One window from the genome of Procambarus clarkii isolate CNS0578487 chromosome 90, FALCON_Pclarkii_2.0, whole genome shotgun sequence encodes:
- the LOC138359324 gene encoding uncharacterized protein PF3D7_1120000-like yields MKHTLRGIKDTLRPMNDFLIDMEDTLRGMMDTLKDMNDTLRDMKDTLRDITDTLRHIKNSLSIIKDSLRDMKDTLRPMKDSLRDLTDTLRDLTDTLKDMKDTLKVITDTLSDSKDTLKDVKDTLTDIKDTLRDIKDTLRDMKYTRKDLADALRDMKDTLRNLKETVRDMKDTLREMKDTLRDMKDTQKHEGYSHRHEGNSQRHEKYSQRHEGYSQSLGSILA; encoded by the coding sequence ATGAAGCATACTCTCAGAGGCATCAAGGATACTCTAAGACCCATGAATGATTTTCTCATAGACATGGAGGATACTCTCAGAGGCATGATGGATACTCTCAAAGACATGaacgatactctcagagacatgaaggatactctcagagacatcacgGATACTCTCAGACACATTAAGAATTCTCTCAGCATCATCAAGGATTCTCTCAGAGATATGAAGGATACTCTAAGACCCATGAAGGATTCTCTCAGAGACTTAACAGATACTCTCAGAGACTTAACAGATACTCTcaaagacatgaaggatactctcaaagTCATCACAGATACTCTTAGCGACAGTAAGGATACCCTAAAAGACGTCAAGGATACTCTCAcagacatcaaggatactctcagagatatcaaggatactctcagagacatgaagtatACTCGTAAAGACTTGGCGGATGCTcttagagacatgaaggataccctCAGAAACCTGAAGGAAActgtcagagacatgaaggatactctcagagaaatGAAGGATACTCTAAGAGACATGAAGGACACTCAgaaacatgaaggatactctcatagACATGAAGGAAACTCTCAGAGACACGAaaaatactctcagagacatgaaggatactctcagtccCTAGGAAGTATACTCGcatag